The DNA region GGTTGTAGGTGTCGTTTGGAACATAGCCGTAGCCGACTTTGTCGAAACAGAAAATTTTTCCGATGTCATGGAGAACTGCACCTGCAATGACCATATCCCGGTTTATATCGGTCCTTGGCATGATCTCGACAAGCGAAAGCGCGATCTTGACGGTTTCAAGAGAGTGTTCGCAGAGACCTCCGGTGTATTCGTGGTGACGGCGGATCGCGGCCGGACATCCGTAGAACCGCGCATCGAGACAGCAGGCAACGAAGAGTTTGAGGTCCGTGTTTCTGATGGTCCCGACGATCTTCTGAATTTCCAGCGCATTGGCGTTGAGATCGGCAGGCGTGTAGACGAACGCACTTTCCTGACTGGGCAGAAGGTCGATCGGTCCGGCAGCGATATCATTAATGGTTTCGGGCGAGTCGGAGAAGATATGGATTTCGCCGTTCTGATTCACTCTGCCTTTACCGGATATTTTATAGACGCGGCCGGTCTGGACGATCCTGGGGATTTCCACGGCTTTTTCTCCGTAAAACTTCGCTTCGATGAGGCCGGTTTTATCGGCAAGGGTGAGATGGGCGAACTGCTCGCCGCGTTTGCTTCGAAGGTCGGCACGCTTGATCAGGAAGAGTGAGTCGACCGGGGTCGATTCAACAATATTTTCTACGAATTGGGTTTTTTCCATGTTTATCCTCGCATTTTCACCGTTTAGAAGTACAGTTGATAGTATGGGTGTGTCGTTTTGCCTAATCATGATTCTGTTTTACAGCGTCGAAGATATGATAGATGTTCCGAAACTGCGAGGTATCCGGCGACGGGAATCATTGTGTAGGGATATCATAGACAGTTTCAATCATGGAGATTTTGTACTGATTTATTGTTACAATGGATCTGGGTGAAAAAAGGAATAAAGACAATAAATGACATATGTGATAGACTTATATTAGATAAGTGGTAATATTCAATCAAAATAGATTAATACAATGTTTGGAGTTTGTTCCAAATTCCAAAACATAATGATGACCCTGAATAAGGTCTTTTTGATGACCTTGTGCAGGGGTGGATTTCCCTTTGCATCAGATCCGCAGATGGATTCCTCTGGATTGACCTGACAAAGTAATTGGATTGAAATATCATGGCGTATAGATACAAGAGAGACAATCCCAAGAGCAAACGCAATCTGGTGATTGCATTTTTCGTTATTATTGTTCTTATTGCGCTTTTTGTTGCCGTTGTTGCTGGATTTTTCGGATCGAATTATGTGGTTCAGAAGTCTCTCGAGGATCCTGACGTTGTTCTCCATATGGCGGTTTCCGGAGGGGATATGATTGTGACCGTCTACGATGGGCGGAGGGTCGATGAACTGCGCATGCTCGTCCTTGAAATCGAAGGCGTATCGCTCCCGACGTCGATGTCGATGATGCCTGCGCCGCAGATGGGAACGGGGGAGGTCTGTTTTTCTAATACCTGCATGGGCGTAACGGGTGTCAGAAAAGTTGGAGTCCGCGGGATTTTTACCGACGGCAGTTCAAGCCTGCTCAAACTCAGTACGATTAAGTTTACCTGAATAGAACTTGCGCAGTGTTGTGATATTGACCGAGAAAGACTGACGTACTTATGAGATGCACCTCGATTTCGTGTACGGCATTAGTGTAGACGCAAGAGAAAAACCAACCGCGAATCTCCGCGAATTAACGCGAATCGCATTTTCCTTACGTTCGGGTGCTCTGCTCCGGCTTATCGCCTACGCAGGAATCGCGCCCTCTCTTGAAAAATGCTATTGGAAAAACCCGCATGCGGGTTTTTCTGTTGTTTCATTATTTTTTCGATTACACAAAAAGAGAAGTTA from Methanocorpusculum labreanum Z includes:
- a CDS encoding HD domain-containing protein; translation: MEKTQFVENIVESTPVDSLFLIKRADLRSKRGEQFAHLTLADKTGLIEAKFYGEKAVEIPRIVQTGRVYKISGKGRVNQNGEIHIFSDSPETINDIAAGPIDLLPSQESAFVYTPADLNANALEIQKIVGTIRNTDLKLFVACCLDARFYGCPAAIRRHHEYTGGLCEHSLETVKIALSLVEIMPRTDINRDMVIAGAVLHDIGKIFCFDKVGYGYVPNDTYNLIEHITMGIMYIDEYKNLITDEQLLQLRHIIQSHHGSYGDVIPLTVEAWLVHEADSGSSLLRSIVDDLSETPAGQKKKGLRSEKFLWHAV